The proteins below come from a single Mycobacterium parmense genomic window:
- a CDS encoding bifunctional FO biosynthesis protein CofGH, with protein sequence MAPVKVADILWERADEIRSWGSYTNVPVTPGPPGEEPIALPIPVVPPAVSSTVSASALRRVLRRARDGVALNVDEAAVAMTARGDALADLCASAARVRDAGLESAGRRGPGGRLPITYSRKVFIPVTRLCRDSCHYCTFVTVPGKLRAQGAGMYLEPDEIVGIARAGAELGCKEALFTLGDRPEDRWPEARDWLSERGYDSSLSYVRAMAIRVLEETGLLPHMNPGVMSWSEMSRLKPVAPSMGMMLETTSRRLFETKGLAHYGSPDKDPAVRLRALTDAGRLSIPFTTGLLVGIGETLTERADTLHAIRQSHKEFGHVQEVIVQNFRAKEHTAMAAFPDAGIEDYLATVAVARLVLGPGMRIQAPPNLVSRDECLALVGAGVDDWGGVSPLTPDHVNPERPWPALDELAAVTAEAGYELMQRLTAQPRYVQAGAAWIDPRVRAHVEALADPATGLARDVQPVGMPWQEPDDVGSTGRVDLHAAIDTEGRNTVARSDLDSAFGDWESVRARVHELAAQGAKAPERLDTDVLAALRSAERDPAGCSDGEYLALATADGPALEALTALADSLRRDTVGDDVTFVVNRNINFTNICYTGCRFCAFAQRKGDADAYSLSADEVAERAWEAHVDGATEVCMQGGIDPELPVSGYADLVRAVKARVPSMHVHAFSPMEIANGVTKSGLSIREWLISLREAGLDTIPGTAAEILDDEVRWVLTKGKLPASLWIEIVSTAHEVGLRSSSTMMYGHVDAPRHWVAHFNVLRDIQDRTGGFTEFVPLPFVHQNSPLYLSGAARPGPTLRDNRAVHALARIMLHGRIPHIQTSWVKLGVERTQVMLNGGANDLGGTLMEETISRMAGSEYGSAKTVAELTAIADGIGRPARQRTTTYSSQAA encoded by the coding sequence ATGGCACCGGTTAAGGTTGCCGATATTTTGTGGGAACGCGCGGATGAAATTCGATCGTGGGGAAGTTACACCAACGTGCCAGTGACACCGGGACCTCCGGGTGAGGAGCCCATCGCTCTGCCGATCCCTGTCGTTCCGCCTGCCGTCTCGTCGACGGTCAGCGCATCGGCGTTGCGCCGCGTACTGCGCCGGGCCCGCGACGGCGTAGCGCTCAACGTCGACGAGGCGGCCGTGGCGATGACCGCCCGCGGGGACGCCCTCGCGGATCTGTGCGCCAGCGCGGCGCGGGTGCGCGATGCGGGCCTCGAGTCGGCCGGACGGCGCGGCCCGGGCGGTCGGCTGCCGATCACCTACTCGCGCAAGGTCTTCATACCGGTCACCCGGCTGTGCCGCGACAGCTGTCATTACTGCACCTTCGTCACCGTGCCGGGCAAGCTGCGCGCCCAGGGTGCCGGCATGTACCTGGAACCCGACGAGATCGTCGGTATCGCGCGCGCCGGAGCCGAACTCGGTTGCAAGGAAGCGTTGTTCACGCTAGGCGACCGGCCCGAGGACCGCTGGCCCGAGGCCCGCGACTGGTTGAGCGAACGGGGGTACGACTCCTCGCTGTCCTACGTGCGGGCGATGGCGATCCGAGTGCTCGAGGAGACCGGGCTGCTGCCGCACATGAACCCCGGCGTGATGAGCTGGTCGGAGATGTCGCGGCTCAAGCCGGTGGCGCCGTCGATGGGCATGATGCTGGAGACGACGTCGCGACGGCTCTTCGAGACGAAAGGGCTTGCGCACTACGGAAGTCCGGACAAGGATCCGGCGGTGCGGTTGCGCGCCCTGACCGACGCGGGCCGGTTGTCCATCCCGTTCACCACCGGTCTGCTGGTGGGCATCGGCGAGACGCTGACCGAGCGTGCCGACACGTTGCACGCGATCCGTCAGTCGCACAAGGAATTCGGTCACGTGCAGGAAGTGATCGTGCAGAACTTCCGGGCCAAGGAACACACCGCGATGGCCGCCTTCCCCGATGCGGGGATCGAAGACTACCTGGCCACGGTCGCGGTGGCGCGGCTGGTGCTCGGCCCGGGCATGCGGATTCAGGCGCCGCCCAATCTGGTCTCCCGTGACGAGTGCCTGGCCCTGGTGGGCGCCGGCGTCGACGATTGGGGCGGCGTGTCACCGCTGACCCCCGACCACGTCAACCCGGAACGACCGTGGCCCGCGCTCGACGAGCTGGCCGCGGTCACCGCGGAGGCGGGCTACGAGCTGATGCAGCGGTTGACCGCCCAGCCCAGGTACGTGCAGGCCGGCGCGGCGTGGATCGACCCGCGGGTGCGCGCACACGTCGAGGCCCTCGCCGATCCGGCCACCGGCCTTGCCCGCGACGTCCAACCCGTCGGCATGCCCTGGCAGGAGCCCGACGACGTGGGCTCGACCGGCCGCGTCGACCTGCACGCCGCGATCGACACCGAGGGCCGCAATACCGTCGCCCGCAGTGACCTCGACAGCGCCTTCGGCGACTGGGAGTCGGTTCGCGCGCGGGTGCACGAGCTGGCCGCCCAGGGCGCCAAAGCGCCGGAGCGACTAGACACCGATGTGCTGGCCGCGCTGCGCTCGGCCGAACGCGATCCCGCCGGCTGCAGCGACGGCGAGTACCTGGCGCTGGCGACCGCCGATGGGCCCGCACTGGAAGCGCTTACGGCGCTGGCCGATTCGCTGCGCCGCGACACGGTGGGCGACGACGTGACGTTCGTGGTGAACCGCAACATCAACTTCACCAACATCTGTTACACGGGCTGCCGGTTCTGCGCATTCGCGCAGCGCAAGGGCGACGCTGACGCGTATTCGCTGTCCGCCGACGAGGTCGCCGAGCGCGCCTGGGAGGCGCACGTCGACGGCGCCACCGAGGTGTGTATGCAGGGCGGGATCGACCCGGAACTGCCGGTCAGCGGCTACGCCGATTTGGTCCGGGCCGTCAAGGCGCGCGTCCCGTCGATGCACGTGCACGCGTTCTCGCCGATGGAGATCGCCAACGGAGTGACGAAGAGCGGCTTGAGCATCCGCGAGTGGCTGATCAGCCTGCGCGAGGCCGGGCTGGACACCATCCCCGGCACCGCCGCCGAAATCCTCGACGACGAGGTGCGCTGGGTGCTGACGAAGGGCAAGTTGCCGGCGTCGCTGTGGATCGAGATCGTGAGCACCGCACACGAGGTGGGACTGCGCTCGTCGTCGACGATGATGTACGGGCACGTGGACGCCCCGCGGCACTGGGTCGCCCACTTCAACGTGCTGCGCGACATCCAGGACCGCACCGGCGGTTTCACCGAGTTCGTCCCCCTGCCCTTCGTGCACCAGAATTCGCCCCTGTATCTGTCCGGCGCGGCGCGCCCCGGCCCCACCCTGCGCGACAATCGCGCCGTCCACGCGTTGGCGCGAATCATGTTGCACGGCAGGATCCCTCATATTCAGACGAGTTGGGTCAAGCTCGGCGTCGAGCGCACACAGGTCATGCTCAACGGCGGCGCGAACGACTTGGGCGGCACCCTGATGGAGGAGACCATCTCGCGGATGGCGGGCTCGGAGTACGGCTCGGCGAAGACGGTGGCCGAATTGACCGCGATCGCCGACGGTATCGGCCGTCCGGCGCGCCAGCGCACCACCACCTACTCATCGCAGGCCGCGTAG
- a CDS encoding PE family protein, which translates to MSFVLAAPEALVTAAADLSGIGSALTTAHAAAAASTTGLAAAAGDEVSTQIAALFSTHARAYQQLSTQVAAFHEQFVQVLSAGANTYAATESNAVQTLVNTVRTPAQALLGHPLAGGTLGGAVSGALSRVENAVLGGGAAGLLGTGGPGLFGAIAGRAGALLGPAAATAAAAAPAANALAPLGQAIENAYLAIEPWVQYGFELLTWAAGWVIGPLAAQIMFFYNLFEPIVQSVLFNAIDFIDGTVSFAQGLSNISAATTASINQFITAEIYWIRGFFPPLPPIGSIAL; encoded by the coding sequence ATGTCGTTCGTGCTCGCGGCGCCGGAGGCCCTGGTAACCGCGGCCGCAGACTTGTCCGGCATCGGGTCGGCGCTGACGACGGCCCACGCTGCGGCGGCGGCATCCACGACCGGGTTGGCGGCGGCGGCCGGTGACGAGGTGTCGACGCAGATCGCCGCCCTGTTCTCCACGCATGCGCGCGCGTATCAGCAGCTCAGCACGCAGGTGGCGGCGTTTCACGAGCAGTTCGTGCAGGTCCTGAGCGCCGGGGCGAACACCTACGCGGCCACCGAATCCAACGCCGTGCAGACGCTGGTCAACACGGTGCGCACACCCGCCCAGGCATTGCTCGGCCATCCGCTGGCCGGCGGCACGCTCGGCGGCGCCGTCTCCGGCGCCCTGAGCCGGGTCGAGAACGCCGTGCTCGGCGGTGGAGCGGCCGGCCTGCTCGGCACCGGCGGCCCGGGGCTCTTCGGGGCGATCGCAGGCCGCGCAGGCGCGCTGCTGGGGCCTGCTGCCGCGACCGCCGCCGCGGCGGCGCCGGCCGCCAACGCACTCGCCCCGCTCGGCCAGGCGATCGAGAATGCCTACCTCGCGATCGAGCCGTGGGTCCAGTACGGCTTCGAACTCCTCACGTGGGCGGCGGGTTGGGTGATCGGCCCGCTGGCCGCCCAGATCATGTTCTTCTACAACCTGTTCGAGCCCATCGTGCAAAGCGTCCTGTTCAACGCGATCGACTTCATCGACGGGACGGTCAGTTTCGCCCAGGGGCTGAGCAACATCTCCGCGGCGACCACGGCTTCGATCAATCAGTTCATCACCGCCGAAATCTATTGGATTCGAGGCTTTTTCCCGCCGCTGCCGCCGATCGGCTCGATAGCTCTGTAA
- a CDS encoding hemophore-related protein: MRLSLSKLAAAVGGAAFALTASAGIAAADPLDPVINTTCNYGQVMAALNATDPGAAAQLNGSPIAQSYLRNFLASPPPKRLQMAQQIQAMPQAAPYFNDVLSVAGSCNNY, translated from the coding sequence GTGAGGCTGTCATTGTCTAAATTGGCCGCTGCGGTTGGCGGTGCGGCGTTCGCATTGACCGCCAGTGCCGGAATCGCGGCCGCGGATCCTTTGGACCCGGTGATCAACACGACGTGCAACTACGGGCAGGTCATGGCGGCGCTGAACGCGACCGACCCGGGCGCTGCCGCGCAGCTGAACGGATCGCCGATCGCGCAGTCGTATCTGCGCAACTTCCTGGCATCGCCGCCGCCGAAGCGTCTGCAGATGGCTCAGCAGATCCAGGCCATGCCGCAGGCCGCGCCGTACTTCAACGACGTCCTGTCCGTGGCGGGTAGCTGCAACAACTACTGA
- a CDS encoding maleylpyruvate isomerase N-terminal domain-containing protein, translating into MSRRIDDERFPEWQPFVDAVRHRRPDDTTWCDPWTVRDIVVHQTGTAGELARVLGAHLQGESVETRGFEEREAPLRALDDSDLWDALHDRMADLTEVAAAAADEADADTDVAWTGRTMKVPWFAEHMRMELVLHGWDITGCDAASQRRLGQPWMTTHSVFAVGRPLLAKGAGQLRPGERVDARLRVPETDDVVVCADADHTAIGLAEPDGPATVETDAAARVLLLWGRRPADPSRIHSHGGAETLGQLRRLLSGY; encoded by the coding sequence ATGAGCCGGCGCATCGACGACGAGCGATTTCCCGAGTGGCAGCCGTTTGTGGATGCCGTCCGGCACAGACGTCCCGACGACACCACCTGGTGCGACCCGTGGACCGTGCGTGACATCGTCGTTCATCAAACGGGCACCGCCGGGGAACTCGCGCGAGTGCTGGGCGCGCACCTGCAGGGCGAGTCCGTCGAGACCCGCGGCTTCGAGGAGCGGGAGGCCCCGCTGCGCGCCCTCGACGACTCGGACCTGTGGGATGCCCTGCACGACCGGATGGCCGATCTGACCGAGGTCGCGGCGGCCGCGGCCGACGAGGCCGACGCGGACACCGACGTCGCGTGGACCGGCCGCACGATGAAGGTGCCCTGGTTCGCCGAGCACATGCGCATGGAACTCGTCCTGCACGGCTGGGACATCACCGGCTGCGACGCGGCGTCGCAGAGGCGGCTCGGTCAGCCGTGGATGACGACCCACAGCGTCTTCGCGGTGGGTCGTCCACTGCTGGCCAAGGGGGCCGGGCAACTGCGGCCAGGTGAGCGCGTCGATGCGCGGTTGCGCGTTCCCGAGACCGACGACGTGGTGGTATGTGCCGATGCCGACCACACCGCCATCGGGCTGGCCGAACCCGACGGACCGGCGACCGTGGAAACCGACGCCGCCGCCCGCGTGCTGCTGCTGTGGGGACGTCGGCCCGCGGACCCGTCGCGGATCCACAGTCACGGTGGCGCGGAGACCTTGGGCCAGCTACGCCGACTGCTCAGCGGCTACTGA